From Juglans regia cultivar Chandler chromosome 8, Walnut 2.0, whole genome shotgun sequence, the proteins below share one genomic window:
- the LOC109010592 gene encoding filament-like plant protein 4, with protein sequence MDRRSWPWKKKSSDKAAAEKAAAASQSDQDNYKKPNYVQISVESYALLTSLEDQVKTYEEQVQTLEDQNKELNEKLSAAHSEMTTKENLVKQHAKVAEEAVSGWEKAEAEALALKNHLESVTLAKLAAEDRASHLDGALKECMRQIRNLKEDHEQKLQEVVLTRTKQWDKIRLEFEAKIVNLEQELLKSAAENAALSRSLQERSSMLIKISEEKLQAEADVELLKSNADTCQREINSLKYELHIVSKELEIRNEEKNMSVRSEEVANKQHMEGVKKIAKLEAECQRLRGLMRKKLPGPAAMAQMKLEVENLGRDYGETRLRRSPGKASSPHLSPVPEFSNDNTQNFHKENDFLTERLLATEEETKMLKEALAKRNSELQASRSLCAKTASKLQVLEAQIQGCNQQKSSPKSIIQITAEGSSSQNASNPPSLTSMSEDGNDDERSCADSLSTSLISELSQFKKEMNSGKLNKVENENHLELMDDFLEMEKLACLSNDSNGANLNSSNNKIPETPNRDSSEVTTLTDLQSEQHRNLNALENQVYSSMELSESNHGSHVDQLPLTRLQSKISMVFESVPKNPDMGKILEDIKLVLLEAHESLRQHPVTCASKEVDCSVGTSDQKSHPALGVLTAEKEISLSQPAIETVKIISQDLAAAISRIHDFIVFLGNEAMVIHDISPDGSGLSQKIEEFFVTFNKVMYSKTSLDDFVLDLSHVLAKASELRFNFLGYKDTDAGISSPDCIDKVALPENKVVQKDSSEGRYHSGRDHISNPTSDLEVPDDGNLVSGYESNSTSCKFSLEEFEELKSEKDTLVVDLARCTENLEIMKSQLQETEHLLAEVKSQLASAQKSNGLAETQLKCMAESYRSLEAHAAELETELNFLRAKTGTLENELQGEKKSLQDALARCGELQEQLQRNESCSVCAAAADIALKAKQETELEAAAEKLAECQETIFLLGKQLKALRPQTELMGSPYSERSQRHEGLTDNEPATSGMNLQDFDQAEMDTAAPPNVQKLGAEYPMDLYSSPCSPSDAEGNQLQSSPISSKHPKHRPTKSTSSSSSTPTPEKQSRGLTRFFSSKAKNGL encoded by the exons ATGGACCGACGGAGTTGGCCGTGGAAGAAAAAATCATCCGACAAGGCAGCTGCTGAAAAAGCGGCTGCTGCTTCTCAGTCTGATCAG GATAACTACAAAAAACCGAACTATGTTCAAATTTCTGTGGAGTCATATGCGCTTCTGACCAGTTTGGAGGATCAAGTGAAGACATATGAGGAACAGGTGCAGACACTGGAGGATCAGAATAAGGAATTGAATGAAAAGCTGTCAGCAGCTCATTCAGAGATGACTACCAAGGAAAACTTGGTAAAGCAGCATGCCAAAGTTGCTGAAGAAGCCGTCTCAG GTTGGGAAAAAGCTGAAGCAGAAGCCCTAGCATTGAAGAATCATCTGGAGTCTGTCACGCTTGCAAAACTCGCTGCTGAAGATCGGGCATCACATTTGGATGGCGCTCTGAAAGAGTGCATGCGACAGATACGTAATCTGAAGGAAGATCATGAACAGAAATTGCAAGAAGTTGTTCTTACCAGAACCAAGCAGTGGGACAAAATTAGGCTTGAGTTTGAAGCGAAGATAGTTAACTTAGAGCAGGAACTCCTAAAGTCTGCTGCTGAAAATGCTGCCCTTTCAAGATCTTTGCAGGAACGTTCAAGCATGCTAATCAAGATAAGTGAAGAAAAGTTACAAGCTGAGGCTGACGTTGAGCTCTTGAAGAGCAATGCTGATACATGTCAGAGGGAAATAAATTCTCTTAAATACGAACTGCACATAGTTTCCAAAGAGCTGGAAATTCGtaatgaagaaaagaacatgagTGTGAGGTCTGAAGAGGTAGCTAACAAGCAGCATATGGAGGGTGTTAAAAAAATAGCTAAGCTTGAAGCAGAGTGCCAAAGATTACGTGGTCTCATGCGGAAGAAGTTGCCCGGTCCTGCTGCAATGGCCCAAATGAAGCTAGAGGTTGAGAATTTAGGCCGAGATTATGGAGAAACTCGATTAAGAAGGTCTCCTGGTAAGGCTTCAAGTCCACACCTCTCTCCAGTGCCCGAGTTTTCCAATGATAATACTCAGAATTTCCATAAAGAGAATGATTTTCTCACCGAACGTCTATTGGCAACGGAAGAAGAAACAAAGATGCTCAAAGAAGCTTTGGCAAAGCGTAACAGTGAATTGCAGGCTTCAAGGAGTTTGTGTGCTAAGACGGCTAGCAAGCTCCAAGTTTTAGAAGCACAAATACAAGGCTGCAATCAACAAAAAAGTTCGCCAAAATCTATCATTCAGATCACCGCTGAAGGTTCTTCAAGTCAAAATGCAAGCAATCCACCAAGCTTGACCTCCATGTCTGAGGATGGAAATGATGACGAGAGAAGTTGCGCCGATTCTTTGTCTACATCATTGATTTCTGAGCTCTCCCAATTCAAGAAAGAAATGAACAGCGGGAAATTGAACAAGGTTGAAAACGAAAATCACTTGGAGCTTATGGATGATTTTCTTGAGATGGAGAAGTTGGCTTGTCTATCAAATGATTCCAATGGAGCCAACTTGAATTCTTCCAATAATAAGATACCTGAAACCCCAAATCGGGATTCATCAGAAGTCACTACTCTGACAGATCTCCAGTCTGAACAGCATCGAAATTTAAATGCATTAGAAAATCAGGTATATTCTAGCATGGAATTGTCAGAATCAAATCACGGCTCTCATGTAGATCAGCTGCCGCTGACGAGGCTCCAGTCAAAAATTTCAATGGTATTTGAGTCTGTGCCCAAGAATCCTGATATGGGGAAAATTTTGGAGGATATTAAACTTGTTTTGCTGGAAGCACACGAGTCTCTTCGTCAGCACCCTGTAACTTGTGCTTCCAAGGAAGTTGACTGTTCGGTTGGCACATCTGACCAGAAGTCTCATCCTGCACTGGGTGTGTTAACTGCAGAGAAGGAAATTTCTTTATCCCAGCCAGCTATAGAAACTGTGAAGATAATTAGCCAAGATTTGGCAGCTGCCATTTCACGGATTCATGACTTCATAGTGTTTTTGGGCAATGAGGCAATGGTAATCCATGATATCTCACCTGATGGCAGTGGATTGAGTCAAAAAATTGAGGAGTTCTTCGTCACCTTTAATAAAGTCATGTACAGTAAGACTAGTTTGGATGATTTTGTTCTTGATCTTTCTCATGTTTTGGCTAAAGCCAGTGAACTCAGATTCAACTTCTTGGGCTATAAGGATACTGATGCAGGAATTAGCAGTCCCGATTGCATAGACAAGGTCGCTTTACCTGAGAATAAAGTAGTTCAAAAGGATTCATCAGAAGGAAGATATCATAGTGGTCGTGACCACATTTCCAATCCCACTTCTGACCTTGAGGTTCCTGATGATGGAAATTTAGTCTCAGGGTATGAATCAAATTCCACATCATGTAAGTTCTCATTAGAGGAGTTTGAGGAATTGAAATCAGAGAAAGATACGTTGGTGGTGGATCTAGCAAGATGTACCGAGAACCTAGAGATTATGAAATCACAGTTACAGGAAACCGAGCACCTTCTAGCAGAAGTTAAATCACAATTAGCATCTGCTCAAAAGTCAAACGGCTTGGCCGAGACACAGTTGAAATGTATGGCTGAGTCATACAGATCTCTTGAAGCTCATGCAGCGGAGTTAGAAACTGAGCTGAATTTTTTGCGAGCTAAAACAGGAACTCTAGAAAATGAGCTTCAAGGGGAAAAGAAGAGTCTTCAGGATGCACTGGCTAGATGCGGGGAACTCCAAGAGCAATTGCAAAG GAACGAGAGCTGCTCTGTTTGTGCTGCAGCAGCTGATATTGCTCTCAAGGCGAAACAG GAGACGGAGTTAGAAGCTGCAGCGGAGAAGCTAGCCGAGTGCCAAGAAACCATTTTCCTTCTTGGCAAGCAGTTGAAAGCTTTGCGCCCTCAAACAGAGCTTATGGGATCTCCTTACAGCGAGAGGAGTCAAAGGCATGAAGGTCTGACAGACAATGAACCAGCTACTAGTGGCATGAACTTGCAAGACTTTGATCAAGCCGAAATGGACACTGCTGCTCCTCCCAATGTGCAAAAACTAGGTGCCGAATATCCCATGGACTTGTATAGTTCCCCATGTAGCCCGTCCGATGCTGAAGGAAACCAGCTCCAGAGTTCACCAATCAGCTCAAAACATCCAAAACACAGGCCCACCAAGTCaacctcttcatcttcttctaccCCAACACCAGAGAAACAGTCGCGAGGACTCACCCGGTTCTTCTCCTCTAAAGCAAAGAACGGACTCTAG